The proteins below are encoded in one region of Peribacillus muralis:
- a CDS encoding 2-hydroxy-3-keto-5-methylthiopentenyl-1-phosphate phosphatase has protein sequence MKPIIFCDFDGTITNTDNIISIMKKFAPPEWERLKDDVLRQKISISSGVGEMFSLLDSDLKAEIIQFVKEKAHIRPGFHDFVEYTKQAGFPLYIVSGGMDFFIAPLLNDILPTGTVFCNNAHFDKKKIYIEWPHACDEQCNNECGCCKPSIMRQMAGADDFMYVIGDSVTDFEAAKRADFVIARDILLEKCISEGLPHRGFETFYDVMEILKQREEVKS, from the coding sequence ATGAAACCAATCATCTTTTGTGATTTTGACGGAACGATAACCAACACGGATAACATCATTTCCATCATGAAAAAATTCGCTCCCCCGGAATGGGAAAGGTTGAAGGATGACGTTCTTCGGCAAAAAATCAGCATATCCTCTGGGGTTGGGGAAATGTTTTCCCTGCTTGATAGTGACCTGAAGGCAGAAATCATTCAATTCGTGAAGGAGAAAGCACACATCCGGCCAGGTTTCCATGATTTCGTTGAGTATACGAAACAAGCTGGGTTTCCTTTATATATCGTAAGCGGAGGCATGGATTTTTTCATTGCCCCACTATTAAATGACATCTTGCCCACAGGCACGGTTTTTTGTAACAATGCCCACTTTGATAAGAAAAAGATCTATATTGAGTGGCCGCATGCTTGTGATGAGCAATGTAATAATGAGTGCGGCTGCTGTAAGCCGTCGATTATGAGGCAAATGGCTGGTGCGGATGACTTCATGTATGTAATTGGTGATTCCGTGACTGATTTTGAAGCGGCAAAACGGGCTGATTTTGTTATAGCCCGTGATATATTGCTTGAGAAATGCATAAGTGAAGGTCTGCCGCATCGAGGGTTCGAAACGTTTTATGATGTAATGGAGATTTTAAAGCAGCGTGAGGAGGTAAAGTCTTGA
- a CDS encoding cupin domain-containing protein, whose amino-acid sequence MATIRLHDTNEVIENGEQVKAFLESQGVIYEQWDITKLPAQLVEKYDLTDADKGEILTAFQVEITEISERRGYKAHDIITLSDTTPNLDQLLENFKQEHHHEDDEVRFIAGGTSIFAIEGTDERWFDVRLKPGDLISVPESTRHYFTLAEDRKTVAVRIFVTKAGWVPIYAKDEVQA is encoded by the coding sequence ATGGCGACAATTAGATTGCATGATACGAATGAAGTTATTGAAAATGGTGAACAGGTGAAGGCGTTTTTGGAATCTCAAGGGGTGATTTATGAGCAGTGGGATATTACAAAATTACCGGCACAGCTTGTGGAAAAATATGATCTTACGGATGCTGATAAGGGGGAAATCCTAACAGCGTTCCAAGTGGAGATAACGGAGATTTCCGAAAGAAGAGGGTATAAAGCGCATGATATCATCACTTTATCTGATACAACCCCGAACCTTGATCAATTGCTTGAAAACTTCAAGCAGGAACATCACCATGAAGATGATGAAGTCCGTTTCATTGCAGGCGGAACGAGTATCTTTGCCATTGAAGGAACCGATGAACGATGGTTTGACGTACGGCTTAAACCAGGAGACTTAATTAGCGTTCCAGAATCGACAAGACATTATTTCACCTTGGCGGAAGATAGGAAAACAGTTGCTGTCCGTATTTTCGTTACAAAAGCAGGATGGGTGCCGATTTACGCTAAAGATGAAGTACAAGCATGA
- a CDS encoding methylthioribulose 1-phosphate dehydratase, producing the protein MNTDTKEWLELAEIKAELAERDWFMGTSGNLSIREPDGPTFYITASGKDKRKQTDSDFLLVDLKGSPVQETELRPSAETLLHTVIYGKTKANCVLHVHTVENNVVSELYGDEGSVTFRNQEIIKATGRWDEDSEFRIPIIYNHGDIPLLAEKFNLHVQDDSGAVLIRNHGITVWGKSGFEAKRILEACEFLFQYQLLLNTQLAHTASLT; encoded by the coding sequence TTGAACACCGATACGAAGGAGTGGCTGGAGCTAGCGGAAATCAAAGCGGAACTCGCCGAACGAGATTGGTTTATGGGTACAAGCGGAAACCTTTCCATCCGCGAGCCCGATGGCCCAACCTTTTATATTACGGCAAGCGGTAAGGACAAACGAAAACAAACGGATTCCGATTTTTTATTGGTAGATTTAAAAGGAAGCCCCGTCCAGGAGACGGAGCTGAGGCCCTCCGCGGAAACGCTACTTCATACCGTCATTTATGGGAAAACCAAAGCGAATTGTGTACTTCATGTCCACACAGTGGAAAATAATGTAGTGTCCGAATTGTATGGAGATGAAGGTTCTGTAACTTTTCGGAATCAAGAAATCATTAAAGCGACAGGGAGATGGGATGAGGATTCGGAATTTCGGATTCCAATCATCTATAATCATGGGGATATTCCATTGCTAGCCGAGAAATTCAATCTGCATGTTCAAGACGATTCCGGTGCGGTGCTCATCCGCAATCATGGGATCACGGTTTGGGGAAAAAGCGGGTTTGAAGCAAAAAGAATACTGGAAGCTTGCGAGTTTTTATTTCAATATCAACTGCTGCTAAATACTCAACTGGCACATACTGCTTCTTTAACATAA